The region GGAGTGGGTGCGGCTGCAGCGCGCCTCCTTCCCCGACCTCCAGGTCACCGTGAACGACTGGATCCTGGACGGGAACAAGGTCGTCAGCCGGTTCACCGCACGCGGCACCCACACCGGCGACGCCTACGCGGGCATCATCCCGGCGCAGGGCCGCGCGCTGGAGATCCCCGGCATCGTCATCGACGAGTTCAACGACGAGGGCAAGATCGTGGAGAGCTGGTTCTCCATGGACAGCTACGACCTCGCCACCCAGCTCGGGGCGTTCGACGCGCCCCCCGCGTGACCGGCCGCTCGCCGGCCCCGGGACCCGGGGCCGGCCTCCCGGTCCTCATCACCGGCTGCTCCTCCGGCATCGGCCGCGCGTGCGCGCTGCGGCTGCACCGGGCCGGGCATGCCGTGTACGCCACCGCGCGGCGGCCCGAGACGCTGGATGAGCTCGCGGCGCTCGGCATCCGCACCCTGGCGCTCGACGTCACCGACGAGGAGTCCATGGCCACCGCCGTCGCCAAGGTCGAGGCGGCGCACGGCGCGGTCGGGGCGCTGGTCAACAGCGCCGGCTACGCCATGTCGGGCTGTATCGAGGAAGCCTCCATGGCCGAGGTGCGCGAGCAGTTCGAGACCAATGTGTACGGACTGGTCCGGCTCAGCCAGCTTGTGCTGCCCGCGATGCGCGCCCACGGCGGCGGCACCATCGTCAACATCTCCTCCATCTTCGGCCGTTACGCCGTCCCCGGCTCGGGCTTCTACAACGCCACCAAGCACGCCGTGGAGGCGCTCAGCGACTCCCTGCGGAACGAGGTGGCCGACTTCGGGGTGCGGGTCGTCCTCGTCGAGCCGGGCCCGGTGCGCACCACCCGCTTCGGCGCCACCTACGTCGCCAATCTGCGGCCGGTGAGCCGGACGTACGAGACCTTCCGCCGGGAGAGCGCCGAGTACTTCGAGGCGATCTACACCGGCAGCCGCCGGACCCTGGCGGGCACCTTCGCGATCCAGTCCGACGACGTGGCCCGGCGGGTGGCGAAGGTGGTGGCCAAGGGCGCCCGCGGCTCCCGGCCGCGCGCCCGCTACCCCGTCGGACTCCTCGCCCACAGCACGATCGCCCTGCGGCGCCTCGCGCCCGACGTCCTTTTCGACCATCTCTTCGTGCGCCGCCTCTTTCCGGTGCCCCGCGGGCCGCGGCCGCGAAAGCAAGGAGACCACCGATGAGCACAGCGACCTCCGCACCGCGCGTGGCACCCGGCCCCAAGGGCGTCCCGCTGATGGGCAGTCTGGGCCCCTGGAAGCGGAACACCGCCGAATTCCTCCTCGGACTGCAGCGCGACCACGGCGAGATCGTCCGGATGCGGCTCGGCCCCTTCCTGGTGCACCAGGTGACCGAGCCCGAGGCGGTGCGCCGGGTGCTGGTGGAGAACAACGGCAACTACGTCCGCGGCCCGCTCTACGAGCAGTTCGGCGTGGTCATGGGCAAGGGACTGCTCACCACCGACGGTGAGTTCTGGCGCGCCCACCGGCGGGCGGTGCAGCCGGTCTTCCTCAAGAACGCCATCACCGACATCATCCCCAACATCATCCGGGCCACCGAGGAGATGCTGGAGACCTGGGAGGCGAAGGCCGCCGCCGGTGAGCCGGTCGACCTGATGACCGACCTGCTGCGGCTGACCCTGGTCACCCTCAGCCGCTCGCTGTTCGCCTACGACATCAAACCGGACTCGGCGATGCTCAAGACGATCGTGGACGATGTGGTGGAGGTGATGTTCCGGCGCGGCACCGCCACGGAGATGCTGCCCTCGTGGGTGCCGACGGACCGGCAGCGCAAGATCCTCAGGATCCACCGGGTCTTCGACCGCATCGTGGCCGATGTGCGCCGGAGCTACGCGGAGACGGGGGAGGGGCCGCTGATCGCGCTGATGGAGCAGGCCACCGACCCGGCCACCGGTGAGCCCTGGACCGATCAGCAGATCAAGGACGAGCTGCTCACCGTCTATCTGGCCGGCCATGAGACCACGGCCGTCTCCCTGTGCTGGACGCTGCTGTCGATCGCCGGCCACCCCGGGGTCCAGGAGGAGCTGGACGCCGAGATCGCCACGGTGCTCGGGGGCGGGCTGCCGGACGTGGCGAGCGCCGAGTCGCTCACGTACACCAAGATGGTCGTCGACGAGAGCCTGCGGATGCACCCGCCCATCTGGATCTTCCCCAGGGCGGCGGTGGACGCGGACACCCTCGGCGGCTATGACGTCGAACCGGGCTCCTCGGTGCTGCTGTCCCCGCTGGTCTCCCACCACAACCCGCGCCACTGGGACAACCCGCTGGCCTTCGACCCGTACCGGTTCACCCCGCAGGCCATCAAGGAGCGGCCGCGGATGGCGTACCTCCCGTTCGGCACGGGGCCCCGGCAGTGCGTGGGCAACTTCATGGCGCTGCTGGAGCTGCGCGTCATCGTGGCCATGGTGAACCAGCGCTTCCGGATCAGCCGGATCCCGGGGACCGAGCTGAGGTACGGCTCGCCGGTGATCTCGCTGCGGCCGCTGCAGAACGTGATGGTGACGGTGACCCCGCGCGAGCGGAGCACCGCCGGGCCCCGCCCGTCCCGGCGGACCGCCCCCGCCGCCCCCGCCGCCTGCCCCCACCACCCGTAGCCCCGCCGTCACCCGGATCCGGCGTGATCCACCCGTTGGTGGCCGAACCCGCCCTTTCCCGTCTGCCGGAAGGCTGTACGGGTGGTAAAAAATCCGTAAACGCCTTGGGGGAGGGCGAGTTGGGAAGCGCGCCTCTATGGGCGATCGGCCGCCGCCGTGTGCGCCGCGGCCGTCGCGGAGAAGGCGGCGGGCGCGCGCAAGGCGGTGATCATGGACGTGAGGCCCCCTTCCAGCGCGGTCCGAAGGCGTAAGCGGAAGCTGAGTTCCGGGCCGGGCGGGACCCCGTCGCCTTCCTTGATGCCGCGCCGAAGATCTCGCCCGCGAAAGCGCGTCAGGAACTCTCGCGGAGTGAACTGCTGATCGAATGCGAACCGAACTGGCGCGGTAAGGAACGCGCCCGCACCAGCGGCGGGGAGTCGGGGTGAGAGATCGTTACCGACGAGGCGCGGGGGCTTTTCGGGGAAAGCGCGTCCCGTCATGATGTTGACGAGAAAACGGACCCGGTGCGGGAGGACCCGAGCGGCGAGGTCCGTGGGAACCGCCCGGTCCGGGCTTCTCGGACCCGACCTGGCCTCTTCACGAAAGCCCGCGGCCCGGCTGCCCGGATATGGGAGACAAAGGCGGTATCGCTCTTGAGGTAACCACCCTTGCTTCCGCCGCATCCTAATCGTATGGGCCGGACGGCGTGAGTGGATCGACTCCGGGTGAACCACGCGGCAGTGATCCCGTGTCACCGCGACATCCTCCGGCTGAGCCGCGGAAACCCCGGGCCGGCCGAACGCCCCCGCGCCGCCGACCGGAATGCCGTGACCCGTTTTCCCCCGGCGTTCGAGGCTCTCCCGGCGGGCCGAAGTGGAAATCCACGGTGCCGACCGGTCGGTTTTCTCTCCGCTCCTGGTGGAACGGGTGGGACGGGCCGTTTCCCCGCACCTGCCGAGGCCGGCGAGAACGTACTCTCACCTCCGCTAAGAGCGTTTACCGCAGGGCGCCGCCGAGTGCGGCGATCGGCGATTCCCCGGCCGTTGCGAGAGCACTCCCGCGCCTTCTCCCCGAATGAATGTCCGACGTATGTACGGACGCTCCCCCGCGTCGTCCGCTGACCCGGACGGTGGTCGCTGAGCCAACCGGCGGGGCAACCCCACGGATCTGTGGCAGGGTCGGAGGACTAGCAGTTGAACCAGAGCCACTGTCACCGCCGCTGTTCACTAAACGGAGGCGCTGTATCGTGTGCGTGTACGCCGGGTTGTCGAGCGGCGCAGCATCAGGGAGGGGGACGCGTGTCGCCAGGGGAAGCGCACGTCGCACCGTACTCACGGCGCGAGCGCCTGCGCATCGCGACCATCCGTGAAATCAAGGACGTCGCCCGGACACTCCTGGTTCAGGAGGGCCCGGAAAATGTGACCATCCGCGCCATCGCGCGTGAGATGGGCATGACCGCGCCGGCCGTCTACCGCTACTTCAGTAGTCGGGATGCGCTGATCCTTCAGCTTCGGGTGGACATTTTCGAGGAGATGGCCCGCTTCATGCGCGGGGTCCTCGGTCAGCACCCCGAGGAGGAGCCGGGCCGCCGGTGGATCAGCGGCGCCCGCGCACTGCGCGTCTGGGCGATCAAGCACCCCCATGAGTTCGGGCTCATCCTCGGCCCGTGGGCCCCGGGGCTCGGCCGTGAGGAGACCAAGCCCGAGCGCCATATGAGCTGGGTCTTCGGCTCCGTCTACTCCGATCTGGTCGCCGATCTGTGGCGGGTGCGCGGCTTCCCCGCCCCGGAGGTCGAGGAGCTCGACCCCGGGCTCGCGACCACCCTCACCGCGCTCAGCGAGGACCAGGACGTCGACATGCCCCCCGGCGCCATCGCCGTGATGCTCCGCTGCTGGGTGCGGCTGTACGGGGTGATCTCCATGGAGGCGCTCGGCCATATGTCCTTCGCGCTCTCCGAGGGCCAGCACTTCTTCGAGTTCGAGCTCCGCGATCTGTGCCGTGTGCTGGACATCGCCGAGTTCTA is a window of Streptomyces violaceusniger Tu 4113 DNA encoding:
- a CDS encoding TetR/AcrR family transcriptional regulator; amino-acid sequence: MSPGEAHVAPYSRRERLRIATIREIKDVARTLLVQEGPENVTIRAIAREMGMTAPAVYRYFSSRDALILQLRVDIFEEMARFMRGVLGQHPEEEPGRRWISGARALRVWAIKHPHEFGLILGPWAPGLGREETKPERHMSWVFGSVYSDLVADLWRVRGFPAPEVEELDPGLATTLTALSEDQDVDMPPGAIAVMLRCWVRLYGVISMEALGHMSFALSEGQHFFEFELRDLCRVLDIAEFYEEVV
- a CDS encoding SDR family NAD(P)-dependent oxidoreductase; its protein translation is MTGRSPAPGPGAGLPVLITGCSSGIGRACALRLHRAGHAVYATARRPETLDELAALGIRTLALDVTDEESMATAVAKVEAAHGAVGALVNSAGYAMSGCIEEASMAEVREQFETNVYGLVRLSQLVLPAMRAHGGGTIVNISSIFGRYAVPGSGFYNATKHAVEALSDSLRNEVADFGVRVVLVEPGPVRTTRFGATYVANLRPVSRTYETFRRESAEYFEAIYTGSRRTLAGTFAIQSDDVARRVAKVVAKGARGSRPRARYPVGLLAHSTIALRRLAPDVLFDHLFVRRLFPVPRGPRPRKQGDHR
- a CDS encoding ester cyclase, with product MSTPEQNKAVLERYYEQCLNKGNLDVIYEGATEDHISHGTAENGKEGVEHLKEWVRLQRASFPDLQVTVNDWILDGNKVVSRFTARGTHTGDAYAGIIPAQGRALEIPGIVIDEFNDEGKIVESWFSMDSYDLATQLGAFDAPPA
- a CDS encoding cytochrome P450 translates to MSTATSAPRVAPGPKGVPLMGSLGPWKRNTAEFLLGLQRDHGEIVRMRLGPFLVHQVTEPEAVRRVLVENNGNYVRGPLYEQFGVVMGKGLLTTDGEFWRAHRRAVQPVFLKNAITDIIPNIIRATEEMLETWEAKAAAGEPVDLMTDLLRLTLVTLSRSLFAYDIKPDSAMLKTIVDDVVEVMFRRGTATEMLPSWVPTDRQRKILRIHRVFDRIVADVRRSYAETGEGPLIALMEQATDPATGEPWTDQQIKDELLTVYLAGHETTAVSLCWTLLSIAGHPGVQEELDAEIATVLGGGLPDVASAESLTYTKMVVDESLRMHPPIWIFPRAAVDADTLGGYDVEPGSSVLLSPLVSHHNPRHWDNPLAFDPYRFTPQAIKERPRMAYLPFGTGPRQCVGNFMALLELRVIVAMVNQRFRISRIPGTELRYGSPVISLRPLQNVMVTVTPRERSTAGPRPSRRTAPAAPAACPHHP